From Bacillota bacterium, the proteins below share one genomic window:
- the rpsB gene encoding 30S ribosomal protein S2, with protein MSVVTMKQLLEAGVHFGHQTRRWNPKMAPYIFTERNGIYVIDLQKTVQKLDEAFAYVKNLITDGGSLMFVGTKKQAQEAIEKEATRCGMFYVNQRWLGGMLTNFDTISKRVQRLKDLEQMEEDGTFDVLPKKEVIKLRHERDKLDKFLRGIKEMHKLPDALFVVDPRKEKIAVAEARKLNIPIIAIVDTNCDPDEVDIIIPGNDDAIRAVNLISGCMADAVLAGKQGEQIAE; from the coding sequence ATGTCTGTTGTTACCATGAAGCAATTGTTGGAGGCCGGTGTTCATTTTGGTCATCAAACCAGACGCTGGAATCCTAAGATGGCGCCATACATTTTTACCGAGCGTAACGGTATCTATGTCATTGATTTGCAAAAAACTGTACAAAAGTTGGACGAGGCATTTGCTTATGTCAAAAACTTGATAACTGACGGTGGCTCCCTGATGTTTGTGGGTACCAAAAAACAAGCTCAGGAAGCGATTGAAAAGGAAGCTACCCGGTGTGGTATGTTCTATGTCAATCAGCGTTGGTTGGGCGGAATGTTGACCAATTTTGACACAATCAGCAAGCGGGTACAGCGGTTGAAGGATCTTGAACAGATGGAAGAGGATGGTACTTTTGACGTCCTGCCCAAAAAAGAAGTTATTAAGCTTAGACATGAACGGGATAAGCTGGATAAATTTCTTCGCGGCATCAAGGAAATGCATAAACTCCCCGATGCCCTGTTTGTGGTAGATCCCCGTAAAGAGAAAATTGCTGTGGCCGAAGCCAGAAAGCTCAATATCCCGATTATTGCCATTGTTGATACCAACTGTGACCCAGACGAAGTTGATATCATTATCCCTGGCAACGACGATGCTATCAGGGCTGTTAATTTGATTTCCGGATGCATGGCCGATGCAGTCTTGGCAGGTAAACAGGGTGAGCAGATAGCAGAATAA
- a CDS encoding isoprenyl transferase — protein sequence MFGKWFLAKRRHKLRKDKIPRHIAIIMDGNGRWARRRGLPRVAGHKAGMDAIQRCLEGMRSLDVRYLTLYAFSTENWRRPRTEVDFLMDLPKQFIGQELDTLTKNNIRLGVIGDLDGLPQHTREAICHGIEKTRDNDGLFLNFALNYGGRDDLVRAAQIIARQVAAGELSPDLIDKESLSAALYTRGIPDPDLVIRTSGEVRISNFMLWQIAYSELCFVDCFWPDFDEEHLLRAVETFQRRNRRFGGV from the coding sequence ATGTTTGGCAAATGGTTTTTGGCAAAGCGCAGACACAAGCTGCGGAAGGATAAAATTCCACGCCATATCGCGATAATAATGGATGGTAACGGCCGCTGGGCACGGCGCCGGGGGCTGCCCCGGGTAGCGGGCCATAAAGCGGGCATGGATGCAATTCAACGTTGTCTCGAGGGAATGCGCTCATTGGATGTAAGGTATTTAACCCTCTATGCCTTCTCCACTGAGAATTGGCGACGCCCCCGGACCGAAGTGGATTTCCTGATGGATTTACCCAAACAGTTTATTGGACAAGAGTTGGACACACTAACTAAAAACAACATTCGCCTTGGAGTTATTGGCGATTTAGATGGTCTACCACAACATACCCGGGAAGCTATTTGTCATGGAATAGAAAAGACCAGAGACAATGATGGACTTTTTTTAAACTTTGCGCTTAATTACGGGGGGAGGGATGACTTGGTCAGGGCGGCTCAGATAATCGCCCGCCAGGTCGCTGCCGGTGAACTGAGCCCCGACCTGATAGACAAAGAATCACTGTCTGCAGCCCTTTACACCAGAGGTATTCCCGATCCTGATTTGGTGATACGGACAAGCGGTGAAGTCCGAATCAGTAATTTTATGCTTTGGCAGATTGCTTACTCAGAATTATGTTTTGTTGACTGTTTTTGGCCAGATTTTGACGAGGAGCATCTGCTGCGGGCCGTTGAAACGTTCCAGCGCCGCAATCGTCGCTTCGGCGGGGTCTAA
- the rseP gene encoding RIP metalloprotease RseP, whose protein sequence is MTVLVAMIVFGVIILVHELGHFLAARRVGIDVEEFAIGFGPKLFGFKPGATQYSVRLLPLGGYVRMLGEEEDLYTENPGSYQNKTPLQRMFVIAAGPVMNFVLALVLFMVIFGAFGIYVNEPLIGSVTPGLPAAESGLQPGDRILSMNGTEPETWTDLQQYIHGSDGQPINMTVQRDAQMVELTVVPRDAGEFYEIGIGMSSRRLPVLESIKRGFQETYYLTLAIFESIVMIFTRQIPAEDIAGPIGIVHFIGQAARAGIINVLSLAALISVNLGIFNLLPIPALDGSKLVILGVELVRRKPLDPHKENLVHLVGFALLISLMIFVMYQDILRILNM, encoded by the coding sequence ATGACTGTTTTGGTGGCAATGATTGTTTTCGGTGTCATCATTTTAGTACATGAGTTGGGGCATTTTTTGGCCGCCCGGCGAGTTGGCATTGATGTCGAGGAATTTGCAATCGGTTTTGGGCCGAAGTTGTTCGGCTTTAAGCCCGGGGCAACTCAATACTCTGTACGGTTGCTCCCCCTGGGGGGCTACGTGCGCATGCTGGGTGAAGAAGAAGATTTATATACCGAAAACCCTGGCAGCTATCAAAACAAAACTCCGCTCCAGAGGATGTTTGTTATCGCCGCCGGTCCGGTAATGAATTTTGTCTTAGCGCTGGTGCTGTTTATGGTTATTTTCGGCGCCTTTGGCATTTACGTCAATGAACCGCTGATAGGCAGCGTTACTCCGGGCCTGCCGGCCGCCGAAAGTGGCTTGCAACCGGGTGACAGAATACTGAGCATGAATGGCACAGAACCGGAAACCTGGACTGATCTGCAGCAATATATTCATGGTAGTGATGGTCAACCAATAAACATGACTGTTCAAAGGGATGCACAGATGGTTGAGCTAACTGTCGTTCCCCGGGATGCCGGCGAATTTTACGAAATTGGCATTGGGATGTCAAGTCGTCGCTTACCGGTCTTGGAAAGTATAAAAAGAGGGTTTCAGGAGACTTACTACCTGACCCTGGCAATTTTTGAAAGTATAGTTATGATTTTTACCAGGCAAATTCCTGCAGAAGATATTGCCGGTCCGATTGGAATAGTCCACTTTATTGGTCAGGCAGCACGCGCTGGTATCATTAACGTGCTCTCCCTGGCCGCTCTAATCAGCGTCAATCTTGGTATTTTCAATCTTCTGCCAATCCCCGCCTTGGATGGCAGCAAATTGGTCATCCTTGGGGTAGAGCTTGTGCGGCGCAAGCCGCTGGACCCCCATAAGGAAAACCTGGTCCATTTGGTCGGATTTGCCCTATTAATCTCACTGATGATTTTTGTTATGTATCAAGATATTCTCCGGATATTAAATATGTAG
- a CDS encoding 1-deoxy-D-xylulose-5-phosphate reductoisomerase: MKRIAILGSTGSVGKQTCAVLSRYPDKYRVEILVARQSVDVIEQQIKEFSPRWVVLTEPAAAHALKNRISHLDNVEILSGVQAVIQVLEHVRPDLLVAAMVGSSGLLPVVKAIEYGIDIALANKEVLVMAGALINRLRRKHNVRILPLDSEHSAIFQCLSGTQHQDLKRIVLTASGGPFRGRTVRELKAVTPAEAVAHPNWSMGAKISVDSATLMNKGLEVIEAHWLFGVHVDQIKVLVHPQSIVHSMVEFKDGSVLAQLGVPSMELPIQLALSWPERWSSPDEYFVDWLNLPSLTFEAPDNETFPCLNLAYQALRAGGNAPTVLSVANDICVEAFLETRLEFLMIPQVIEMALASVPHREALELDEILTSVAATKEIVPGVINNMR; this comes from the coding sequence ATGAAGCGGATTGCAATTCTTGGTTCAACTGGATCGGTGGGCAAACAGACATGTGCTGTCCTATCGCGATATCCCGATAAATATCGAGTGGAGATTCTGGTTGCCCGGCAAAGCGTAGATGTTATCGAACAGCAAATCAAAGAATTTTCTCCCCGTTGGGTCGTGTTAACCGAACCTGCGGCGGCACATGCATTAAAGAACAGAATTTCCCACCTCGATAATGTTGAGATTCTATCGGGAGTTCAGGCGGTTATTCAAGTGCTAGAACACGTACGCCCTGATCTCTTGGTGGCAGCTATGGTTGGCAGCTCCGGGTTGTTGCCGGTTGTCAAGGCGATCGAGTATGGAATTGATATTGCCCTGGCTAACAAAGAAGTTTTGGTAATGGCGGGGGCATTAATTAATCGGTTACGTCGTAAACACAATGTCCGGATTCTGCCCTTGGACAGCGAACACTCTGCTATTTTTCAGTGTTTGTCCGGAACCCAGCATCAGGACCTTAAGCGGATTGTACTAACCGCATCCGGCGGCCCCTTCCGGGGGCGGACAGTCAGAGAACTGAAAGCAGTAACGCCCGCTGAAGCGGTGGCCCATCCCAACTGGTCGATGGGCGCAAAAATTTCCGTTGATTCGGCAACGCTAATGAATAAGGGTTTGGAAGTGATTGAAGCTCATTGGTTGTTTGGCGTGCATGTGGACCAAATTAAAGTATTGGTTCACCCGCAAAGCATAGTTCACTCGATGGTTGAGTTTAAAGACGGGTCGGTGCTGGCGCAATTGGGTGTTCCTTCTATGGAATTGCCAATTCAGTTGGCGTTGTCTTGGCCTGAGCGTTGGTCAAGTCCGGATGAGTATTTTGTTGACTGGCTAAATCTGCCATCCTTGACTTTTGAGGCGCCGGACAACGAAACATTTCCCTGTCTGAATCTAGCATATCAGGCCTTAAGAGCCGGTGGTAATGCGCCAACTGTGCTGAGCGTTGCCAATGACATCTGTGTGGAGGCATTCTTGGAAACCAGGTTGGAATTTTTAATGATTCCACAAGTTATCGAAATGGCACTGGCGTCGGTTCCCCATCGGGAAGCGTTGGAATTAGATGAAATACTGACTTCGGTTGCGGCGACAAAGGAGATTGTGCCCGGAGTTATTAATAATATGAGGTGA
- the tsf gene encoding translation elongation factor Ts, with protein MVSSDKIKELRSITGAGFLDCKKVLVETDGDMDKAVDILREKGLAAAAKKADRVTAEGIVDSYIHGNGRIGVLVEVNCETDFVAKTDDFKSFVHDIAMHIAASDPQYVSSDLVPAEVTERERSVLLNQTINEGKKPEIAEKIVAGRMAKFYKEICLLEQPFVKDPDISVQDLIKQKVAQFGENITIRRFARFAMGEGLEKREDDFAAEVAKMQKQ; from the coding sequence ATGGTTAGCAGTGATAAGATCAAAGAACTCCGTAGTATTACCGGAGCGGGTTTCCTCGATTGCAAAAAAGTGCTAGTAGAAACTGACGGGGATATGGATAAAGCTGTCGACATACTTCGGGAAAAAGGGCTGGCTGCTGCCGCCAAAAAGGCAGACCGGGTTACCGCAGAAGGGATTGTTGATTCCTACATACATGGTAACGGGCGTATCGGCGTATTGGTTGAAGTCAACTGCGAGACAGATTTTGTGGCTAAAACAGATGATTTCAAGAGCTTTGTTCATGACATTGCCATGCATATTGCTGCTTCTGATCCCCAGTACGTCAGCAGTGATTTGGTTCCTGCCGAAGTCACTGAGCGGGAGCGTTCTGTGCTGTTGAATCAGACAATTAACGAAGGCAAAAAACCGGAGATTGCAGAAAAAATCGTTGCCGGCCGCATGGCCAAATTTTACAAGGAAATATGTCTATTGGAGCAACCTTTTGTCAAGGATCCGGATATCAGCGTTCAAGATTTAATTAAGCAAAAGGTAGCTCAATTTGGCGAGAATATCACCATTCGCCGGTTTGCACGCTTCGCCATGGGTGAAGGACTAGAAAAGCGGGAAGACGATTTTGCTGCCGAAGTGGCGAAGATGCAAAAACAGTAA
- a CDS encoding CheY-P-specific phosphatase CheC, producing MDGIKRLSFIQQDLLKELGTIGTGNAATAMAELIGTKITITVPTVEILPFARVTDFVGGPDKILGCVYLDVHGSLPGTVLILFEKAAAEGLLKQIMFGAEVNLLEMNEMEQSALKEIGNILSGSYLSALADFTGHKMISSVPNLAVDMAAAVLSVPMSKLGRSADYALLIQAAFFENQTSNGCVVFIPQPDSTEKLLRIFGVREYD from the coding sequence ATGGACGGAATCAAGCGTTTATCTTTTATCCAGCAAGATTTGTTGAAGGAGTTAGGTACCATTGGCACTGGCAATGCAGCAACGGCTATGGCTGAATTGATTGGGACTAAAATCACCATTACAGTGCCGACTGTGGAAATTCTGCCTTTTGCCCGAGTGACCGATTTTGTTGGCGGACCTGATAAGATACTGGGTTGCGTCTATTTGGATGTTCACGGTAGTCTTCCAGGGACAGTGCTGATACTTTTTGAAAAAGCGGCAGCTGAGGGTTTACTCAAACAGATAATGTTTGGCGCCGAAGTGAACCTTCTCGAGATGAACGAAATGGAACAGTCAGCTCTTAAAGAAATCGGCAACATTCTTTCTGGTTCGTACTTATCTGCCCTGGCCGATTTTACTGGTCATAAAATGATTTCCTCCGTCCCCAACCTGGCAGTTGATATGGCTGCCGCTGTCCTTAGTGTGCCCATGAGCAAACTTGGCCGGAGTGCCGATTATGCCCTGCTTATCCAGGCTGCCTTCTTTGAAAACCAAACCAGCAACGGTTGTGTGGTTTTTATTCCACAACCTGACTCTACCGAAAAATTGTTGAGGATTTTTGGAGTCCGGGAATATGACTGA
- a CDS encoding chemotaxis protein CheA, translating to MDNKAYLPIFLDETRENIQLISENLLTLEENPANRDALDELFRATHTIKGMSATMGYEGISLLAHEMENYLDMVRNDEVTLSSSVINAFFEIVDEIEANIRSLEENGTCKGTNHTLINSIATLLKEHCQPEPDDTGANNKIEIRLELSDDCALKAARLLTVYNRLDGIGNIVTSEPGYEDLVASRADKYFTCILDTNASQEQLEAVLDNCMDLQDYSIVPLKPVEQENPEPAPDTLTRAKSHHTIRIDTDKMDHLLNLVSELVINKTSIQQAAAQAPEMTDNVEHLHRLTSDLQAIVMKMRMIPIETVFNRFPRMVRDCSRSLAKSVQLQIFGGETELDRTIIEDIADPLVHLIRNAIDHGIESEEERKAAGKTPQGTIVLRAFQTGNQVIIEVSDDGRGLDLERIRQKLREQNLALPADIGEWELMNSIFMPGFSTSSAVTDISGRGVGLDVAKKSIEAMGGTIQVASEHGLGTNFTIRLPLTLAIIQGLLVQSGPEIYVVPLSFVRETEIIYREDIQKVGSQDIVMLRGKVLPVVNLCDLMQVPDAVPGEELNLVIVRQGNRELGLIVDDLLGQQEIVIKTINWGDVYFKTFLGATILGDGSVVLIIDVNTLLVPFKDKEDGKVGESIRNI from the coding sequence ATGGACAACAAGGCTTATTTGCCAATTTTTTTAGATGAAACAAGGGAAAACATTCAGTTGATTTCGGAAAATCTTTTGACTTTGGAAGAAAACCCTGCCAATCGTGACGCCCTGGATGAACTATTTCGGGCAACACACACAATTAAAGGCATGTCTGCCACCATGGGTTACGAAGGGATCAGCCTTCTGGCCCATGAGATGGAAAATTATCTTGACATGGTCCGCAACGATGAGGTTACTTTATCATCGTCTGTAATCAATGCTTTCTTTGAAATCGTAGATGAGATTGAGGCTAATATTCGCAGTCTAGAGGAAAACGGCACCTGCAAGGGGACCAATCATACGTTAATCAATTCTATTGCCACATTGCTCAAGGAGCATTGCCAACCCGAACCGGATGATACCGGTGCAAATAATAAAATCGAAATCCGTCTGGAGCTTAGCGATGACTGTGCCTTAAAAGCAGCCCGCCTACTTACAGTCTACAACCGGCTGGATGGAATTGGGAATATAGTCACTTCCGAACCCGGGTATGAAGACCTAGTTGCTTCCCGGGCAGACAAGTATTTTACATGTATTCTAGACACAAATGCCAGTCAGGAGCAGCTAGAAGCAGTTCTGGATAACTGTATGGATTTACAGGATTACTCGATTGTGCCATTAAAGCCCGTTGAACAGGAGAACCCTGAGCCGGCTCCCGACACGCTTACACGGGCTAAGTCCCATCATACAATTCGCATTGATACCGATAAGATGGATCACTTGTTAAATCTTGTCAGCGAATTGGTCATTAACAAGACTTCTATACAGCAAGCTGCCGCCCAGGCGCCGGAGATGACCGATAATGTAGAACATTTACATCGCCTGACCAGTGATCTGCAGGCAATTGTAATGAAGATGCGGATGATCCCGATTGAAACAGTTTTTAATCGTTTTCCCCGGATGGTCAGGGACTGCTCCCGTTCGCTGGCTAAGTCGGTGCAGTTGCAAATCTTCGGGGGAGAAACTGAACTTGACCGGACCATTATCGAAGACATCGCTGACCCACTGGTGCATCTGATTCGTAATGCGATAGATCACGGCATTGAATCCGAAGAAGAGCGGAAGGCTGCGGGTAAAACTCCCCAGGGGACAATCGTCCTTCGGGCCTTTCAAACTGGTAACCAGGTAATTATTGAAGTATCCGATGATGGCCGCGGACTCGATTTGGAACGAATACGCCAAAAGCTCAGAGAGCAAAACCTCGCTCTCCCCGCAGATATTGGCGAATGGGAGTTAATGAATTCCATCTTTATGCCAGGCTTCAGCACTTCCTCCGCAGTCACTGATATCTCTGGCCGGGGAGTGGGGCTGGATGTGGCCAAGAAATCAATCGAGGCCATGGGAGGCACTATTCAAGTGGCCAGCGAACACGGTCTTGGTACAAATTTCACCATCCGGCTGCCGCTAACTCTGGCAATTATCCAGGGGTTGTTGGTTCAGAGCGGGCCGGAAATATACGTCGTGCCCCTGAGCTTCGTGCGTGAGACAGAAATAATATACCGGGAAGATATCCAAAAAGTGGGGAGCCAGGATATTGTCATGCTTCGTGGTAAAGTTTTACCGGTTGTTAATTTATGTGATTTAATGCAGGTCCCAGACGCGGTTCCCGGGGAAGAGCTGAACCTGGTAATTGTTCGCCAGGGCAATCGTGAACTGGGTTTGATAGTCGACGACTTGCTGGGACAGCAGGAAATCGTTATTAAGACAATTAACTGGGGCGATGTATATTTTAAAACATTCCTGGGCGCTACAATTCTGGGGGATGGCAGTGTAGTGCTTATCATTGATGTTAATACGCTGCTGGTTCCGTTTAAAGACAAGGAGGATGGTAAGGTTGGCGAATCAATACGTAATATTTGA
- a CDS encoding response regulator, which produces MRMMIRDILTKNDFEVVGEAANGDEALSKYTELQPDLVTLDITMPGMDGVSVLKKIREHDPNARVVMCSAMGQQAMVVEAIQNGARDFINKPFHPQKVVDTLRKALN; this is translated from the coding sequence ATGCGCATGATGATTCGCGATATACTGACCAAAAATGATTTTGAAGTGGTTGGCGAGGCAGCTAATGGCGATGAGGCGTTGAGCAAGTATACTGAGCTGCAGCCGGATTTAGTTACCCTGGATATAACTATGCCCGGAATGGATGGAGTTTCGGTGCTCAAAAAAATCCGGGAACATGACCCCAACGCCAGGGTGGTAATGTGCTCCGCCATGGGACAGCAGGCAATGGTGGTCGAAGCAATTCAAAATGGCGCCCGGGATTTTATCAACAAGCCCTTTCACCCCCAAAAAGTAGTCGATACTCTGCGCAAAGCCCTGAATTAG
- a CDS encoding UMP kinase, which yields MGVIYKRVVLKLSGEALSGAKGFGIDGNVIRETSKQIKQLTDMGVEVACVVGGGNIWRGATARHEGMDRATADYMGMLATVINGLALQDALENCGVITRTQTAIEMRQVAEPYIRRRAIRHLERGRVVIFAAGTGNPYFSTDTTAALRAAEIEADAILMAKGNVDGVYDKDPLKEPDAKFFPELTYIEVLKLGLGVMDATAASLCMDNKIPIIVFSMAEDGNIVKAVCGDKIGTIIRG from the coding sequence GTGGGGGTTATATATAAGCGAGTTGTCTTGAAACTCAGCGGCGAAGCTCTTTCCGGGGCCAAGGGGTTTGGAATCGACGGAAATGTTATCCGGGAGACCAGCAAACAGATTAAACAGCTGACAGACATGGGCGTTGAGGTTGCCTGTGTTGTTGGTGGAGGGAATATCTGGCGCGGTGCAACAGCACGTCATGAAGGAATGGACCGGGCTACAGCCGATTATATGGGTATGCTGGCTACGGTTATCAATGGACTCGCTCTGCAAGATGCTCTTGAAAATTGTGGAGTCATCACACGGACACAGACTGCAATTGAGATGCGCCAAGTGGCTGAGCCATACATACGTCGCCGCGCTATCCGACATCTGGAGCGGGGCCGGGTTGTGATTTTTGCCGCAGGAACTGGTAATCCCTATTTTTCTACGGACACCACAGCTGCTTTAAGAGCGGCCGAAATTGAAGCCGATGCAATCCTTATGGCCAAGGGTAATGTCGACGGAGTCTATGATAAAGATCCCCTGAAAGAACCAGACGCCAAGTTCTTCCCGGAACTGACCTATATCGAAGTTTTAAAGCTAGGACTTGGCGTTATGGATGCTACTGCCGCTTCACTTTGCATGGATAATAAAATCCCGATTATCGTATTTTCGATGGCTGAAGACGGCAATATTGTCAAAGCTGTTTGCGGTGATAAAATAGGTACAATAATAAGGGGGTAG
- a CDS encoding chemotaxis protein CheD, whose amino-acid sequence MTDSVQQIGMAQLTVERAPMLIRSSGLGSCLGVIIYDPFTATGAMAHAMLPYYRQGRQGNKAKYVDTAIEVILAEMKDRGCKKENLIAKLAGGAQMFPDADRDVLVIGKKNIQAGRECLAELGIPIVAEDVGGNSGRSLEFDCATGDLTIKTITNKTII is encoded by the coding sequence ATGACTGATAGCGTTCAGCAAATCGGTATGGCGCAGCTGACAGTTGAGCGGGCTCCTATGCTGATCCGCAGTTCCGGGTTGGGGTCCTGCCTTGGTGTAATAATCTATGACCCTTTCACTGCCACCGGTGCAATGGCTCACGCAATGCTGCCTTATTACCGTCAGGGTCGACAGGGCAATAAGGCCAAATATGTTGACACGGCAATCGAGGTAATTCTGGCCGAAATGAAAGACAGGGGCTGCAAAAAGGAGAATCTGATTGCTAAGTTGGCCGGCGGCGCTCAAATGTTTCCTGACGCAGACAGAGATGTGCTGGTAATTGGCAAAAAAAATATTCAGGCAGGCAGGGAATGCCTGGCTGAACTTGGGATTCCCATTGTGGCGGAGGACGTGGGCGGGAATAGTGGCCGTTCCTTGGAATTCGACTGCGCCACCGGTGACCTAACAATAAAAACTATCACGAATAAAACCATAATTTAG
- a CDS encoding phosphatidate cytidylyltransferase, with amino-acid sequence MRARIITAALGLPLVLAAVYLGTWYFFIAIGIVTVLALYEFSTLFYVKKAWLWSLALTLPWYLNLAVDGLISADVYLLLYLTVVPIVVLVLLNKTLKIPQGLALIFGGLYIPMLLSTLVLIRQLNNGLALVFAVLFLTWGTDTGAYFIGKAFGKAKLAPMISPNKSWAGAIGGLGAAVIIAFVFGILTDANLYGIIAWGFVVSTAGQLGDLCESAIKRFAGIKDSGNLLPGHGGFYDRIDSLLFTSAISYIFFTVGI; translated from the coding sequence ATGCGAGCAAGAATTATAACAGCTGCACTTGGGTTGCCACTGGTATTGGCAGCGGTGTATCTGGGAACTTGGTATTTTTTTATTGCAATTGGTATAGTGACTGTGTTGGCTCTGTATGAATTTTCTACGCTGTTTTATGTGAAAAAGGCATGGCTTTGGAGCCTTGCTCTGACGTTACCCTGGTATTTGAATCTTGCCGTCGATGGACTGATTTCTGCGGACGTCTATCTGCTGCTTTATCTGACAGTTGTTCCAATAGTGGTGCTGGTTCTACTCAACAAGACACTGAAAATTCCCCAGGGACTGGCGCTTATTTTCGGCGGCCTCTATATCCCGATGTTGCTATCGACTTTAGTGTTGATTCGTCAGTTGAACAACGGGCTTGCCTTGGTGTTTGCGGTGCTCTTTCTCACTTGGGGAACCGATACAGGGGCATACTTTATCGGTAAAGCCTTTGGCAAAGCAAAGCTTGCGCCAATGATTTCTCCCAATAAGTCCTGGGCAGGCGCAATTGGTGGTCTCGGCGCCGCTGTGATTATTGCCTTTGTATTTGGAATACTAACAGATGCCAATCTTTATGGTATAATTGCCTGGGGCTTTGTTGTGTCGACCGCTGGCCAACTGGGTGACCTTTGTGAATCGGCAATTAAGCGGTTCGCAGGCATTAAAGATTCAGGCAACTTGCTGCCTGGGCATGGTGGATTTTATGACCGGATCGACAGTTTGTTGTTTACATCGGCAATCAGTTATATCTTCTTTACGGTGGGTATATAG
- a CDS encoding chemotaxis protein CheW — MVRLANQYVIFELADEFYGVDIHQVRGIEKPMSLTRVPNAPEFVQGVCNLRGSVIPVIDLRRRLGLSAGTETKNTRVLIVNVDKYTVGMVIDNANDVVNINPDMIEPSPALVSGIDSEFIRGVAKINNRLLVLLDLNKILSVQEISDLEQIN; from the coding sequence ATGGTAAGGTTGGCGAATCAATACGTAATATTTGAATTAGCAGATGAGTTTTACGGAGTGGACATACACCAGGTTCGGGGCATTGAGAAACCGATGTCTCTAACCCGGGTCCCCAATGCCCCGGAGTTTGTCCAAGGAGTATGTAATTTGCGTGGCAGTGTTATTCCCGTCATCGACCTGCGTCGTCGTCTTGGACTGTCTGCGGGGACAGAAACTAAAAACACCCGCGTTTTAATAGTTAATGTCGATAAATATACTGTCGGTATGGTTATCGACAACGCTAATGATGTAGTTAATATCAATCCCGATATGATAGAGCCTTCTCCGGCATTGGTTTCCGGAATCGATTCGGAATTCATCCGTGGAGTTGCAAAAATAAACAACCGACTTTTGGTTTTGCTCGACTTGAACAAAATCTTGTCAGTCCAGGAAATCAGTGATTTGGAGCAAATTAACTGA
- a CDS encoding ribosome recycling factor, with protein MLTEIYSETESRMAKAIIALKNDFNSVRAGRANPALLDRLVVEYYGVPTPIKQMANVSAPEPRLLVIQPWDKTSLPDIEKAIQKSDLGLTPNNDGSIIRLAIPQLTEERRSELVRVVRKKAEDGRVSVRNIRRDANDMIKDLGKEGEITEDEERKGQEQIQKITDDFINQVDDLLAKKEAEIMEV; from the coding sequence GTGTTAACTGAGATTTACAGCGAAACTGAATCTAGAATGGCCAAGGCAATTATCGCGCTAAAAAATGATTTTAACAGCGTCCGGGCCGGTAGGGCGAATCCAGCGTTGTTAGATCGGTTGGTGGTTGAATATTATGGAGTGCCGACGCCAATAAAACAAATGGCCAATGTTTCGGCTCCGGAACCCCGGCTCTTGGTGATACAGCCCTGGGACAAGACATCACTGCCTGATATCGAAAAGGCGATTCAAAAGTCTGACCTTGGTCTCACTCCCAACAATGACGGCAGCATCATTCGTCTAGCAATCCCCCAATTAACTGAAGAGCGACGGAGTGAATTGGTACGCGTTGTCCGTAAGAAAGCTGAAGATGGACGTGTATCAGTGCGTAACATTCGCCGCGACGCCAATGATATGATTAAAGACCTTGGTAAAGAAGGGGAAATTACTGAAGACGAGGAGAGAAAGGGTCAGGAACAGATCCAAAAGATTACCGACGACTTTATCAATCAGGTCGATGACCTCCTGGCAAAAAAAGAAGCCGAAATCATGGAGGTATAA